TCGTTCTTATCGAGCCGAAGATACCGCAGAATACGGGCAATATCATCCGACTGTGTGCTTGCACCGGGGCCAGCCTGACCATCGTTGGCGAACCGGCCTTCTCGATGGATGATGCTCACATGCGTCGCGCCGGCCTTGACTATTACCGTGAAATCTCTATCGAAAGGCAGACCGATTGGTCTTCATTTTTGGATTCCATCGCCGCAAAGGGAAAAGGGTGGCAGGATCTGGCCTTTTTATCACGGTTTGGCCGCAGAACCTATACTGATTACTCTTATAGCATGGATTCGATCCTCGTTTTCGGCAATGAGCCGGATGGCCTTCCTCCGGAACTACGCGAAGAGATTCTACAGCGTTCGCCCGAGCAGCTGCTGCGCATTCCGGTGAGTCGACGGTGTCGTTCGCTCAATCTCGCGAATGCCGTTACGTTGCTTGTATACGAGGCACTGCGTCAGAACAATTTTAGCGATCTGCTGCTTGAGCTGGATTAAGCCGTTTGAAAGGCGCTGCTCTGTCGCGGCGAGGCCGCTTTTCTCAAGAAACGAAAAGGCCTTGCGATTCTTGATTGAAAGCAGATTCTCGCTTTATGCCTTTTCTGTCGCGCTGCTGCCTTCTGTTTTCTGTTTTGTTTTTTACAGGATGCGTGACCACCTACGCCGATGGTAGGACCGAATCCACCTTTGACGGCTTTCGCAATCTCTTTCGCAGCGCTCCGGACCGGGCCTGGAGATACGAAGATGTTGAGCCGCGCAATTTTCTTCGCCCCACCGGCGGGCCCATCCTGATCGCGCCGGCGCCCGAGAATCCGCCCGAACTCGTTATCTTGAATGACGTGCCCGATGTACTGGATCAGGGCATGATGCCGGCCGGACCGATCTTCGCCGCCGGGTATATCGCCAACTCGATGCTACACAGGTCGAAGATGAGCAGCTATCGCTGTTCGCCGTCTTTTCTCTTTCGCATGCTGAACGGCTCTGAATCGACGGCCGTTGAAATGATCGATACGCTGAAGTTTTTGCAATCATCGGGATGCGCCCGCACGGCGCTTGTTCCCTATCGCACTCCCGGCGATTATGGTCGCTCTCCCGATAGCCTTGCCGTTCGCGATGCGCGCAATTTTCGCATACAGGGCTTTGGACGGGTCGATCTGACCGATATGGATCAGATCCGCAACCATCTGCTTCTCGGCCGTGTCGTGATTACAAGCGTTGTTCTGCCTGAGAATCTGGTGCAGTACGACGATGACGTCTTTGACCATCCCGAAGGGGACGTGATGGGAAGACAGAGTTTTGCTTTGATCGGCTATGATGCAAAGAAGGCGCGAGTGCTTCTGCAGAATTCGATGGGCAAGGACTGGGGCGATGACGGACGTGTGTGGATTCCGGTCGGATGGTATGTACGTATGGTCGTTGACGCTTACGTTATATACTGATAGGATTCTAAGGACCGGATCTGAGCAGGCTCTTCACAGGTCAAATTTTTCTATTGCCCGGTAGGGGTATCTGAAAAGTATTCACTTAGCAGACTGCGAAAGCGGCAACCCGTTTGCAGGCAGTTAGATGTTATCTGATTAAAGAGCGTTCATCGCTCCTGAAAGATTGAAGAAATACAGCATGCAGGAAGGTGTATGATTCTGGCAATTCCAAAGGAGACAACTGAGGGCGAAAAGCGCGTAGCCATCGTGCCCGAAACCGTCTCGAAACTGCGTAAGATCGGCCACACCGTGCGTATCCAGAAAGGAGCCGGTGAGGCATCTGGCTTTCCCGATCATCTCTATGAGAAAGAGGGAGCCGTTCTTGTCGACGATGTGAATGATCTGTACGGTACGGCAGACGTTCTTCTGAAAGTCGACCGACCCGTCGTTCATCCGTCATCCGGAAAGAGCGAACTTGAAATGATGAAAAAAGGGGCCATCTTTGTCGGCTTCTTCTACTCGATGAGCAACGTCGATCTGGCTAAGAAGGCCGCCTCTACGGGCGTGCAGGTTCTGTCGATGGACGCCGTGCCGCGTATAACGAAGGCGCAGCGTATGGATGCGCTCAGTTCGCAGACGAACCTTGCCGGCTATAAAGCCGTCCTGCTTGCAGCCGATCATCTGCATAAGATCTTCCCGTTGCTCATGACGGCCGCCGGAACGATCTCACCGGCTAAAGTAGTGATTCTTGGCGCCGGTGTTGCCGGTCTTCAGGCCATCGCCACTGCAAAACGCCTTGGCGCCGTCGTTGAGGTCTCTGACGTCCGCCCCGAAACCAAAGAGCAGGTTCAATCGCTGGGCGGAAAGTTCATCGAGCCTCCGCAAGACGAGAGTCTTGTAGGCGAAGGCGGTTATGCAAAAGAGGCCAGCGCCGAGTATCTGGCCAAACAGCAGGAGATCCTGCGTAAGCATATCTGTGAGGCCGATGCCGTCATTACTACGGCTCAGGTTCCGGGCCGAAAGGCTCCCGTGCTGATCAAGGCCGACGTTGTGAAAGATATGCAGCCCGGCGCCGTCATCGTCGATATGGCAGCCGGTACAGGCGGGAACTGCGAGCTCACCGAACCGGGACAGGTCGTAAAGAAGCATGGTGTGACCATCGTCGGTCATACGAATCTTCCGGCCGAACTGGCCTATCATGCCAGTCAGCTTTACAGCCGCAATCTTCAGGCGCTTATCGAGTACCTGACGAAAGAAGGCAATCTGAACCTCGACGCGAACGACGAGATCGTCAAAGGCGCTCTCATCACGCGTGACGGACAGATCGTCCACGAGAAAACAAGAGAACTGGCGGGTTAACCGTTCTCACAGGAGTGTATTCATGGGTCTGCATGAAATCATTATGCTGGTCACGGTATTCGTGATCTCGATTTTTCTGGGATTTGAACTGATTTCGAAAGTTCCGCCCACTCTGCACACGCCGCTTATGTCGGGTTCGAACGCCATCTCGGGCATCACCGTCGTAGGCGCCCTCGTTTCAGCCGGATCGGGCGGGCCGAATCTCGTCTCCATTCTCGGGTATGAAACGAGCATATCGAGCATTCTCGGTTTTGTGGCCATCGTATTTGCGACGATTAACGTCGTCGGCGGCTATCTTGTCACCGACCGTATGACGCGCATGTTCAAGAAGAAGTGAGGATAACCCTTTCATGGAAACAAAAGATCTATTGATTCTTGCCTATCTGGTTGCCTCTGTTCTTTTTATCGTCGGCATCAAGCAGCTGAGCAAGGTAAAGACGGCACGTCAGGCAAACGGACTTTCGGCACTCGGTATGCTGATCGCCATCGTCGCGACGCTTTTCGATCAGGAAATCCTGTCTTATGAACTGGTCGCAGCCGGTCTGCTTGTCGGCGCTCTGATCGGCCTTGTGCTTGCATTGAAGGTGCAGATGACGGGCATGCCTCAGATGGTCGCTCTGCTGAACGGTTTTGGCGGCGGCGCCTCGTTGCTTGTCGCTTCGGGCGACTTTTATAGCTCTGGCGGCGACTCCGAGCCGTTTATTGCCACGACGATCTTTTTATCTGTATTGATCGGTGGCGTCACGTTTACGGGATCGCTGATCGCCTTCGGAAAGCTGCAGGGCATCGTTACCGAGAAAAGCGTTATGTATCCGGGGCAGCATGCGGTGAATGCATTCCTGATTCTGGTCGGAGTCATTGCCGGCGTGTTTATCGCCCTTCCGCCTATCGACAGCTATGCCGCTCTTGATGCGATCGGGCTCTCTGCCCTTGCCGGATTCACGATGCTTGAGATCCTGATCGTTCTCTCGCTTGTGCTCGGCGTGTTACTTGTGATTCCGATCGGCGGGGCCGATATGCCTGTCGTCATCTCGCTTCTGAACTCCTACTCGGGAATCGCCGCTGCGATGACGGGCTTTGTTCTCGGCAATACCGTCTTGATTATTACCGGTTCGCTGGTCGGCGCTTCGGGTATCATCCTGACGCAGATCATGTGCAAGTCGATGAACCGTTCGCTGATGAACGTGCTTCTTGGCGGCTTCGGTCAGACGGCCGGCAAGGGCCCGTCCGGACCGCAGGCCGATATCATCGTCAAAGAGATCGGTACCGAAGAAGCGGCCATGCTTTTCGACGGAGCCTCGACTGTCGTCATCGTGCCGGGCTATGGTATGGCCGTGGCTCAGGCGCAGCACGTGGTGCGTGAGTTGAGCGACCTGCTCAGCAAGCGAGGAGCGCAGGTGCGGTTTGCCATACACCCCGTCGCCGGTCGTATGCCCGGTCATATGAACGTGCTTCTTGCCGAGGCGAACGTTCCGTATGAGAATCTGCTCGAGATGGATCAGATCAACGACGACTTCGCTAATACCGACGTCGCTCTCATCATCGGAGCAAACGACGTAACGAACCCGGCCGCACGTCACGATCAGAACAGCCCGATCTACGGCATGCCCATTCTGAACGTCGATAAGGCTCGCACCGTTATCGTTATCAAGCGCAGCCTGAGGCCCGGTTATGCGGGCATCGATAACGAGCTGTACGGGTATCCGAACTGTCTGATGTATCTTGGCGACGCGAAAGACGCTATCTCCAAGCTGATCACGGAGATAAAAGAGAACGCCTGAGTGAGCGAGTTTCGACATGAAAAGTCGCTGTTCATGCGAACAGAATGAAAAAGCCCTGCCGTTCGGCGGGGCTTTTTGCTTTATAGATCGCTGATGGAAACTGAGGGCCTCACACACGATCGGGATAGATCAATCGGATCGTTTTCGTTTTGACCCAGTCGTCTCCCTTCTTATCGAAATAGACGTATTGATGCAGTCGGCCCGTTTCATCGTATTCGTAGACACAACGGAACGCAGAGTCGGGTAAAGTCTTGATGCGTTCTTTCAAACGATCTTTCTCATCATACGAGTAACTGATCTGCTGCAGCGGCTTGCGCTGTTCGTCGGCCAGCTCCATCTTCGTCGGTCTGCCCTTTGCATCGAGCGCGATATGAAACACGTCGGAGTTCTTGTCCACGGTTTCGCGCACGGCGATCTTATCTCGCGCATAGGTGTAGCTGCGAACAAATTGCAGCGTCTTGCCGTTATGGACATCGATACGACTGACGCGGCCCTGCATGTACTGACGAGTCTTCGTCGAGACCGACTCTGCCTTTGCATTGAAGAATTCTTCTTTGACGGGCAGGCCTTTTTCGAATGTATAACGGATCTCGCCGGTAAAGTTGTTCCGGTCGTCATAGAACGATTCGCTCTGAATCCGACCTTTTTCATCATAGCGGATGCGCGACGTCTCGACGATCTGGCCTTTTTCGTTCATGGCGATGAGCATGAGCGGGCCTTTTAAGCCGTCCTGCATGAGATATGGACCGAGCGGGTTGGCCACTCCGGGTTCGTAAGCGAACGGATCAAGCGGCTCACCGGAGAGGGCGAGAAGGCCAACGGGAGAGAGCAAGAGAATAAAGAAGAGGCGAAGGCGTGAGATCATGGCCCTACGATTCTCGGCAGAATCGTTTCAGGGCTTAATCTCTTTCTTCCGGTCGAATCGGCTGGTTAAGCCTGCTCGCCGACACGACGGGCGTCATGGTCACGCTTGCTTCGAAAGCGCTCGCTGAATGGGATCTCAAGACGGGCAATCGTCTGCTCGCCCTGGATGAGGATACGAAAGTAGGACGGATCAATCCCCTCGCCTTTAAGAAGAATGATGATCAGAGCCAGACCGAGGCCGGCGCCTTCGGTATCGCCCGACATGGCCTGTTCCATATAGAACTCGGCCAGGTCGTTATAGCCCATGGCCTTTTTCAGCTTGTCGCGCATGATCGTCTCTTCGGCCGGGATGATGGCCGTGTTATTCACGACTTCGATGCGGATGCCCTCTTTATCGAATTCAAAGTCGATCATGCAATAGAGGCCGCGATCGCGGGCCTTTTTACCGTATTCGAGGGCCATCTTTTCGCTGAAGGCCTTTTTATAGAGTTCGATGCCCTTATGGTACTGGCTTTCGTCGTTCAGGTCGAGGCTCTGTTCGTCGAAGAAGATGCGCTTCTGGTTTGCCTTACATCCGTTGATGACAAGCTCTTTAAGGATCGTATACAGAGTATGGATGAGCCGCTCATGCTCGGTCTTGCGAAGAATGGACTCAAGAGAGAACATAATATGTTTCTCGACGAGTTCCGTCATCCGGTGCGTTTTCAGAATCAGATAGCGACCCTGATTCACCGCCCCTTCAATGTTACGATTGATGCGTTCGACCTGTTCCGTTACCATGGCAGCCCACTGTGGGAATTTACTGTTGACTAAAAACTTTCCGGGAAAGATGGCAATACTTTTTAACGCTTCCGGCAGGTGCGTCTTTGTTATTTTCGTCCATAGACAGGTGATAATTCAATGAAACTCGTATTCATGCGACATGCAGAAGCGGTTGAAGTACCCGAGAACGGCGAACGTGCGCTGACGGCGAAGGGCCATCGGGATGCCGAAAAGATGGGCCGTATGCTGCGTAGCAGCGGATGGCAGTGGACGGAGGTGCGCTCCAGTCCCGTATTGCGGGCCCGACAGACGGCGGAGCATATCGCGCCTCTTCTGCATACGCAGCATCGTATCGATCCGTTACTGCAGCCCGGTGTGACGCCCGAGCAATTCCTCGGTGGCCTGGACGGCCTTGTGCAGTCGTCGGCGCAGCTCTGCATCTTTCACATGCCCGATATCGCTTATGTCGCTTCACGCCTTCTTGGAATCGAAAGCTCTCATCTGTTTTTTTCGCCCGGCAGCGCTCTTGCCATCAATATGGCCAGCCGCGGCGGAGAGTGTATTCAAATCTTTCAGTATCAGCCCGATTTTATCGGATGACGGAAACGATCTGAAGCAGACGCTCCGTTAGCACGGCGGAGCCGTAGTGACTGAAGAAAAGCTCGCGGGTGTCGTTTTTTCTCGCGTTGTCTGCTTCTGTTACTCCGGCTGATTCATCGGTCAGATCGGCCTTCGTTATGCGTTTGAAATAGCGGGCCCGTCCGAGGGATGATTCGCGAAACACGGCAGAGTCGGGCAGAGCCATGGGCAGATCAAAGGCCATCGATTCGATGACGGGCACACAGAATCCTTCATGTAAAGAGGCCGTTACAAAAAGATCTGCCATGCGATAGAGCGTTGCAAGTTGAGACAGGGACGTGCCGTTCAGGAAAATCACTTCGAGGGTACGACACTTGGATGCCGCTCGCCGTACCATCCTGTTGTATTTCGGAAAGCCGGGCGAAAACGCCCCAGCAACAAAAAGCACGGGATGCGATCCGCTGCGGTCTCGCTCTGTGAAGAAGCGCATTCTTAACGCCTTCGACACATGCTGCCATAGCCGCTGCCACCGGCTCTGGGCGAGACGGAAGGATGCGATCTCATCCCTGAACGGAGCTGTATCAGAAAGAGCTTTATCGATATCCTCGATCAATACATGTACGTTCTTATGCGGCGAGATGCGACCGACAAAGAGCAGGCGTTTGCCCGAGTAATGCTGTAGCCTTGCTTCAAGCTTTTCGTCGTTCTCAATGGAGAGAAGCAATTCTGTCTGAGAGAAGGGAGGAAGGACTTCTGTGGCAGGGTTCTTTCCTGTCACTGAAGTGTAGTCGATTGCATTCTCTTTTGAATCGGCCAGCAGAAGATCGGGAGCGGGCAGAGCCGTCAGGCGTTCCCGTCCGCGGTGGCAGGCGTTTGCGACGGCTCTGTTATACGGACGCAGCAATCGGGCAGGCGTGACGTTATGATAACGCAGGATGCGCCTGCCATTGAACGAATTGTAGATTTGATCGCCGACATCCCACTCAACGGCATAATGATAAATGAGTAACTCGTCGCCGGGAGGATTCTTCAAATAGTCCGATGCCGGAGTGTATTCGATGCCTTCCGCGCAATGAACGCAGACGATGCGAACGGCGTGTCTTGAGCGAAGGGCATCGGCCATGCCGAGCACATCGTTGCCGACGCCGTCGCCGGGAAAAAGGTCGGGAACAAGCAGCGCAATGTTCAGGAAAGGCGCTCCCGGCGAAACGTTGCCGGATATTCGATCATCAGCAGATGCTCGCCTGTGTGAAGGTCGCGATCAAAATACGCGATCTTTGACTGGAAGGAGCCGCGGTACCGGCCCTGTCGTACCTCTCCGTTCACCGAGCCTTCATAACGAAGAGGCCCGGCCGGAATATCCTTCTGCAAGCGTATGAGGATTCGGTTCGAGGTTTCGAGAAGCACCCTGCCTTTCACGGAAACTCCGCGGGCAATCAGGAAGACTTCGTCGTCGGGCTTGAGAAGCGGCATACTGTAGATTGTCTTCATGCCAGAAACTGTCAACGACGATACAATCAGGCGAGCGGGAATGCAGCCGTAACGCAGAATCCGACTCGACAGTGCGGTCATTCTTGCCGTTCTGGAACCATGGCATCCATTCTCAAACAGACACCTCCGGCCGGCACAAAAGTAGGCCTTGCATTCTCGGGCGGCCTCGACACCCGCACTGCCGTAGCGTGGATGAACGAGAAGGGCCTCGAAGTCTACAGCTATACGGCCGATCTCGGGCAGCCCGACGAGAAA
This region of Leptonema illini DSM 21528 genomic DNA includes:
- a CDS encoding NAD(P) transhydrogenase subunit alpha; amino-acid sequence: MHEIIMLVTVFVISIFLGFELISKVPPTLHTPLMSGSNAISGITVVGALVSAGSGGPNLVSILGYETSISSILGFVAIVFATINVVGGYLVTDRMTRMFKKK
- a CDS encoding Re/Si-specific NAD(P)(+) transhydrogenase subunit alpha, with protein sequence MILAIPKETTEGEKRVAIVPETVSKLRKIGHTVRIQKGAGEASGFPDHLYEKEGAVLVDDVNDLYGTADVLLKVDRPVVHPSSGKSELEMMKKGAIFVGFFYSMSNVDLAKKAASTGVQVLSMDAVPRITKAQRMDALSSQTNLAGYKAVLLAADHLHKIFPLLMTAAGTISPAKVVILGAGVAGLQAIATAKRLGAVVEVSDVRPETKEQVQSLGGKFIEPPQDESLVGEGGYAKEASAEYLAKQQEILRKHICEADAVITTAQVPGRKAPVLIKADVVKDMQPGAVIVDMAAGTGGNCELTEPGQVVKKHGVTIVGHTNLPAELAYHASQLYSRNLQALIEYLTKEGNLNLDANDEIVKGALITRDGQIVHEKTRELAG
- a CDS encoding glycosyltransferase: MADALRSRHAVRIVCVHCAEGIEYTPASDYLKNPPGDELLIYHYAVEWDVGDQIYNSFNGRRILRYHNVTPARLLRPYNRAVANACHRGRERLTALPAPDLLLADSKENAIDYTSVTGKNPATEVLPPFSQTELLLSIENDEKLEARLQHYSGKRLLFVGRISPHKNVHVLIEDIDKALSDTAPFRDEIASFRLAQSRWQRLWQHVSKALRMRFFTERDRSGSHPVLFVAGAFSPGFPKYNRMVRRAASKCRTLEVIFLNGTSLSQLATLYRMADLFVTASLHEGFCVPVIESMAFDLPMALPDSAVFRESSLGRARYFKRITKADLTDESAGVTEADNARKNDTRELFFSHYGSAVLTERLLQIVSVIR
- a CDS encoding SixA phosphatase family protein produces the protein MKLVFMRHAEAVEVPENGERALTAKGHRDAEKMGRMLRSSGWQWTEVRSSPVLRARQTAEHIAPLLHTQHRIDPLLQPGVTPEQFLGGLDGLVQSSAQLCIFHMPDIAYVASRLLGIESSHLFFSPGSALAINMASRGGECIQIFQYQPDFIG
- a CDS encoding tRNA (cytidine(34)-2'-O)-methyltransferase; this translates as MQIVLIEPKIPQNTGNIIRLCACTGASLTIVGEPAFSMDDAHMRRAGLDYYREISIERQTDWSSFLDSIAAKGKGWQDLAFLSRFGRRTYTDYSYSMDSILVFGNEPDGLPPELREEILQRSPEQLLRIPVSRRCRSLNLANAVTLLVYEALRQNNFSDLLLELD
- a CDS encoding C1 family peptidase; amino-acid sequence: MTTYADGRTESTFDGFRNLFRSAPDRAWRYEDVEPRNFLRPTGGPILIAPAPENPPELVILNDVPDVLDQGMMPAGPIFAAGYIANSMLHRSKMSSYRCSPSFLFRMLNGSESTAVEMIDTLKFLQSSGCARTALVPYRTPGDYGRSPDSLAVRDARNFRIQGFGRVDLTDMDQIRNHLLLGRVVITSVVLPENLVQYDDDVFDHPEGDVMGRQSFALIGYDAKKARVLLQNSMGKDWGDDGRVWIPVGWYVRMVVDAYVIY
- a CDS encoding NAD(P)(+) transhydrogenase (Re/Si-specific) subunit beta → METKDLLILAYLVASVLFIVGIKQLSKVKTARQANGLSALGMLIAIVATLFDQEILSYELVAAGLLVGALIGLVLALKVQMTGMPQMVALLNGFGGGASLLVASGDFYSSGGDSEPFIATTIFLSVLIGGVTFTGSLIAFGKLQGIVTEKSVMYPGQHAVNAFLILVGVIAGVFIALPPIDSYAALDAIGLSALAGFTMLEILIVLSLVLGVLLVIPIGGADMPVVISLLNSYSGIAAAMTGFVLGNTVLIITGSLVGASGIILTQIMCKSMNRSLMNVLLGGFGQTAGKGPSGPQADIIVKEIGTEEAAMLFDGASTVVIVPGYGMAVAQAQHVVRELSDLLSKRGAQVRFAIHPVAGRMPGHMNVLLAEANVPYENLLEMDQINDDFANTDVALIIGANDVTNPAARHDQNSPIYGMPILNVDKARTVIVIKRSLRPGYAGIDNELYGYPNCLMYLGDAKDAISKLITEIKENA